The genomic interval TTGCAACAACACCTAATTGTTTCCCGCTGTCGTCAATGAGCCGAACCTCCCTGACGCGTATCCTCTCATTGATATTAATGTCCTTGCTATCCTTTCCTATAGGGCTCACCTCCTGAGTGTATTATCTTCCATTATCCTCTTTATAAGGTCCTGTATTGTNNNNNNNNNNNNNNNNNNNNNNNNNNNNNNNNNNNNNNNNNNNNNNNNNNNNNNNNNNNNNNNNNNNNNNNNNNNNNNNNNNNNNNNNNNNNNNNNNNNNGGTTCCTGCTCGTCGGTGATGCTCATGATTATTACCTGCGTGGGTGACAGCCAGACAGGGAAACGTCCGCCGTAATGCTCGATCAGGACGCCGATAAACCGTTCAATAGCGCCGAGAATGACCCTGTGCAGCATGACGGGTCTCTTCCTTTTCCCATCGCTGTCTGTGTAGTGGAGGTCGAAACGTTCAGGGAGGGCGAAGTCGCACTGTATCGTGGCGCACTGCCATTTTCTTCCGATGGCGTCTTTCAGCTTTACGTCGATCTTGGGCCCGTAAAACGCCCCATCGCCTTCGTTGATCTCATATGGGAGCTTCTGGTCGTCGAGGACCTCTTTTAATGCCTTTTCCGCCTTCTCCCAGTCCTCGTCCGTACCTATTGATTTTTCGGGTCGTGTGCTTATCTCCATCTCATAATCAAAGCCGAAGATACCCATCACGTCCTGGACAAATTGAATGATAGCCAATATCTCCTGGTGAAGCTGGTCGGGACGGAGGAAGATATGGGCGTCGTCCTGGGTAAATTCCCGTACCCTCATGAGCCCGTGGAGGACGCCGGATTTTTCGTGCCGCGACACGGTGCCGAGCTCGAAGTAGCGAAGCGGAAGGTCCCTGTAGCTCCTGACCTTGGAGTTGTATACCATGATGTGGGAGAGGCAGTTCATGGGCTTGATGCCGTAATCCACGTCGTCTATCCTGGTGAAATACATGAAATCCTTATAGTTGTCGAGATGGCCTGACCGTTTCCACATATCGAGCTTCAGTATGTGCGGGCCCATTACGAACTGGTAGCCTCTCTTCAGGTGTTCTTTTCTCTCGAAGTCTTCAAGGAGATACCGGAGCAGGGCGCCGTTCGGATGGTATATGACAAGCCCCGCGCCGACCTCGTCGGAGATGCTGAAAAGCTCGAGCTCTTTGCCGAGCTTGCGATGGTCTCTCTTTTTCACCTCTTCGAGAAAATCCATGTATTTATTGAGCGATCCCTCGTCGGGGAAGGCTGTCCCGTATATCCTGGTAAGCATCTTGTTCTTCTCGTCGCCCCTCCAGTAAGCGCCGGCAAGGCTTAAGAGCTTGAATGCCTTTATCTTTCCTGTTGATGGAAGGTGCGGCCCCCTGCAGAGGTCCGTGAAAGAACCCTGGGTATAGGTGCTGACTTCCGGGTCGCTGATCGCGTTCAGGAGATCTACCTTATATATTTCACCCATTTTTCTGAACATCTCGATGGCATTGTCTTTTTTCAGGACCTTCTTCTCGATGGGAATGTCCTTCGAGGCGATTTCGTGCATCTTTGCCTCTATCTTCGGCAGGTCTTCTTCGGTGAAGCCCGGATCATAGTCAAAATCATAGTAAAAGCCGTTCTCGATGGACGGGCCGATTGCTACCTTAACCCCCGGAAAAAGCTCCCGTACGGCCTGTGCCATGAGGTGAGAGGTGCTGTGGCGGAGCATCTCAAGGTCTTCTGTGGTGTGTGTTCCCGTATTTTGCATAGCTATTTCAATTTACAACTTTAAGGACAATCTCCAAACAA from Syntrophorhabdaceae bacterium carries:
- the thrS gene encoding threonine--tRNA ligase; the protein is MQNTGTHTTEDLEMLRHSTSHLMAQAVRELFPGVKVAIGPSIENGFYYDFDYDPGFTEEDLPKIEAKMHEIASKDIPIEKKVLKKDNAIEMFRKMGEIYKVDLLNAISDPEVSTYTQGSFTDLCRGPHLPSTGKIKAFKLLSLAGAYWRGDEKNKMLTRIYGTAFPDEGSLNKYMDFLEEVKKRDHRKLGKELELFSISDEVGAGLVIYHPNGALLRYLLEDFERKEHLKRGYQFVMGPHILKLDMWKRSGHLDNYKDFMYFTRIDDVDYGIKPMNCLSHIMVYNSKVRSYRDLPLRYFELGTVSRHEKSGVLHGLMRVREFTQDDAHIFLRPDQLHQEILAIIQFVQDVMGIFGFDYEMEISTRPEKSIGTDEDWEKAEKALKEVLDDQKLPYEINEGDGAFYGPKIDVKLKDAIGRKWQCATIQCDFALPERFDLHYTDSDGKRKRPVMLHRVILGAIERFIGVLIEHYGGRFPVWLSPTQVIIMSITDEQEP